The DNA segment GGAAAACCGGAAATATGGATCATACTCTTTTCCTTTAAACCGTTCTGCAAGAGAGTTCTGATAATCTTTAAAAATAATTAAAGACGTTTTCCTGATCTCAGACTGCATGACACCAATCGCTTTATGTAAAACTATCAAAATATCTCTTACCGGGATTTTTGAAAAATCAAAATAAAATCCGTTCTGGCCAGTCAGCATATTATTTCCGAGAATCATTACATCTTTAATAAATAAGCCTGTGAACAGACTTTTAATATTCCATCCGGAATCATTCTTTAAAGACTTTCTAAATCCAATAAAATCGATGTATTGAAACAAAGCACCTCCCACCAGTTCGTTTTGATTAAAAAAACCCACCATAAAGCACTCCATATTAGAAGGCAAAGAAGCATGAAGCGCACAAAAATATTCCTGCGAAAGCATGACATTGTGATTTCCGACCGTTGAAGACCAACATTCCGGAAAATCCTTATCTGAATGGTATATTTTTAAATGATATGACATAAAAAGGCTACGCAAAAGTAGCCTTATAATTTAATCTTTTGTAATTATTTTTGTGTTACCCAATGAAAGCCATCAACAGCATACCATCCGCAGATAATACCGCCCATAATGGTAATCGTAAGCGTCCAGTATCCCGTATTGATCATCGTATACTTCCATGATTTCCTTTCAAACATTGCATTAATGGCAATAACAGGGAAAACGAAAAGAAAACCTGTCATAAAAGAGTGCAACGCTCCGTGACCAAAAGACCTGTATGCCATCCCGTAATCTTTCATAAATGCGTGATACGATTCGTTGGCATTCATCTCATCACCACCAATCATTCCTAAAGCACCAAACTGATGAATGATTACAAAATGAAGAAAATAGGCTATAAATAATGATAAAATAATCGTAAAGACAAATACACCTACCATTTGTCCTTTCATTTTTTCCTGAGATAAACCGGCTTCTTTCATCCAAACAGTTCCGAAGACTTTAGGATGATACCATATAAAACCTGTAAGAAGAGGAATAATTGAGGCTGCTAATACTGCCCAAAAGTTGATTTGCACCATTGTTTATATTTTTATAGTTAGAATTATGAATTTACAATAAAAATCAATTCAAAATACATTTAGAATAAAAAAAACTTCAATAATATAAATATATTACAAATAAAATCTTATTTAATAGAAAATAACATAAAAAAATAAATTCATTTATTAATTTAAATTTCATAAGGTTTTACCGTTAGTAAAAAATTATATCAGGAACAAGCAAAAGTTTTATGCCTTTAATTTTTGTACTTTTGCAGCTCAATTTTTAGCATTATTAAACCATCATGAATTACGTTTCTGCAGAAAACCTCACAAAATCTTACGGTATCAAAGTTTTGTTTGAAAATATTTCCTTTCACATCAATGAAGGCGACAAAATTGCCATTGTTGCCAAAAACGGAAGCGGAAAATCTACCCTGTTGAAAATTTTAATGGGAAAAGAGATTGCAGACAGCGGAACAGTGATGATCAATAAAGATATTCAGGTGGTATTATTTGATCAGGAAATTGATTTCAATCCGGATCTTACAATAGATGAATTCATGATGACACTGGATTCCGAGCCTATTTTAGCATTAAAAAATTATCATAAATCGCTTCATTCCACTGATCATGATTTCATTGAAAAAGCACTGGCCGGGATGGAAACTCATAAAGCATGGGATCTGGAAAACGAGATGAAGCAGATTCTTTCCCAGCTTAAAATCACCGATCTTGAAGCAAAAATGGGAACGCTTTCCGGAGGACAGATCAAACGTGTCGCTCTCGCAAAACTTCTAACGGAAACAAGAGCAGAACATCGCCATACTTTACTAATTATGGATGAACCTACCAACCACCTCGATGTGGAAATGGTAGAATGGCTGGAAAACTACCTTAATAAAGCTAAAATCACCCTACTCCTTGTAACCCACGACAGGTATTTCCTGGATAGCGTCTGCGATATCATCTGGGAAATGGAAGATAAAAACCTGTATTTCCACAACGGTTCTTATGCTACTTATCTGGAAAATAAAATGATCCGGGAAGACAACCTGAATGCAACCATCGACAAAGCCAATAATCTTTACCGAAAGGAACTGGAGTGGATGCGCCGCCAGCCGAAAGCCAGGACCACAAAATCCAAATCCAGAATTGACTCCTTTTACGAAACAGAAAAAGTAGCCAAAACAGATACCAGAAAACAAGGTCTCGAACTTGATTTTGAAATGAAAAGGCTTGGTAATAAAATTCTCGAACTTAAACATATTGACAAAAGCTTCGGAAGTAAAGTTTTGTTAAAAGATTTCAGCTATCAGTTTCAGAGAGGCGAAAAAGTAGGTATTGTAGGAAAGAACGGAGCCGGAAAATCTACTCTTTTAAATATTATCCAGGGATTTGAAAAAGCAGATCATGGTGAAATTGAGACCGGAGAAACGATTCATTTCGGATATTTTTCACAGAAAGGACTCGTTTATAAAGAAGATGAAAGAGTGATTGATTTCATCAAAGAAGTTGCTGAATATTATCCTCTTGCTAATGGAAAAAGCCTTTCGGCATCGCAGTTTTTAAGATTGTTTTTATTTGATGATCAAACGCAGTATTCTCCGATATCAAAGCTTTCAGGCGGTGAAAAAAGAAGACTTCACCTGATGTATATTTTATATCAAAACCCTAATTTCCTGATTTTTGATGAACCTACAAACGATCTTGACCTCCCAACCTTAACAGTTCTGGAAAACTTCCTGCAGCAGTTTCAGGGTTCACTCATTATTGTCTCGCACGACAGGTATTTTATGGACCGGATTGTAGACCATATTCTGGCATTTGAAGGAGAAGGAAAAATTAAAGATTTTGTTGGGAATTTTTCTGAATACAGAGAGG comes from the Chryseobacterium nepalense genome and includes:
- a CDS encoding DUF1761 domain-containing protein, producing the protein MVQINFWAVLAASIIPLLTGFIWYHPKVFGTVWMKEAGLSQEKMKGQMVGVFVFTIILSLFIAYFLHFVIIHQFGALGMIGGDEMNANESYHAFMKDYGMAYRSFGHGALHSFMTGFLFVFPVIAINAMFERKSWKYTMINTGYWTLTITIMGGIICGWYAVDGFHWVTQK
- a CDS encoding ABC-F family ATP-binding cassette domain-containing protein → MNYVSAENLTKSYGIKVLFENISFHINEGDKIAIVAKNGSGKSTLLKILMGKEIADSGTVMINKDIQVVLFDQEIDFNPDLTIDEFMMTLDSEPILALKNYHKSLHSTDHDFIEKALAGMETHKAWDLENEMKQILSQLKITDLEAKMGTLSGGQIKRVALAKLLTETRAEHRHTLLIMDEPTNHLDVEMVEWLENYLNKAKITLLLVTHDRYFLDSVCDIIWEMEDKNLYFHNGSYATYLENKMIREDNLNATIDKANNLYRKELEWMRRQPKARTTKSKSRIDSFYETEKVAKTDTRKQGLELDFEMKRLGNKILELKHIDKSFGSKVLLKDFSYQFQRGEKVGIVGKNGAGKSTLLNIIQGFEKADHGEIETGETIHFGYFSQKGLVYKEDERVIDFIKEVAEYYPLANGKSLSASQFLRLFLFDDQTQYSPISKLSGGEKRRLHLMYILYQNPNFLIFDEPTNDLDLPTLTVLENFLQQFQGSLIIVSHDRYFMDRIVDHILAFEGEGKIKDFVGNFSEYREAMSKEESTEKTVAQKQPESSKANTPTDSLNTTKKKKLSFKEQRELETIEKEMPELEDQRKKILDQLNNESDYEKISKLSADLENISEKLENHEMRWLELQEILGEG